From Cucumis melo cultivar AY chromosome 1, USDA_Cmelo_AY_1.0, whole genome shotgun sequence, a single genomic window includes:
- the LOC103489626 gene encoding putative cyclin-B3-1 yields the protein MVKAKVCLDVGLPTEDNRTHRSARGGFKVYTDKNKIKADPSCKKPVTITKETSTDGTIQPKGGLRRSEKNIEKFEISGAKSTRRRALADMSNVRGNSTRQILQDSSKHKVSTGTRISSAGIYILSRKSSGKTKNAGEAFGDLHASQKGRVKDSKGCSINERNKTDGPCCANTVNARRSLPMLKRMNQANVSNAKEVAEKPEKTNKSQACFTKSGKKASVQTKNIRTQLWNRASDGFIITGQAKVDSSALLKKSSKPIARMKKASGTQEALKPKCAPVAIKSISSTASSSKIVDPSASLCEEITNASIQGKDTSEPTCNPSTSTDLTVKRKVGRRRSYTSFLVAGAKLLDKCAVDTEIANLPSIDNDYDQMEVAEYVEEIYDYYWVTEAQSSSLSNYLSVQKEIAPLMRGILINWLIEVHFKFDLMPETLFLSVTLFDRYLSLVKIKKNEMQLVGLTALLLASKYEDFWHPRVKDLLSISAESYSREQMLQMEALILKKLKFRLNVPTTYVFMLRFLKAAQSANTQLEHLSFYLIELALVEYEALSFRPSLLCASALYVARCTLRMSPSWTKLLNKHTRYETSQIRECAEMILKFHQSAQLGQLKVTYEKYMKPNFNGVAAIKPLDKLPL from the exons ATGGTCAAG GCTAAAGTCTGCCTGGATGTGGGATTGCCTACAGAGGATAATCGCACCCATAGGAGTG CACGGGGAGGTTTTAAGGTTTATACGGACAAAAATAAGATTAAAGCTGATCCCAGTTGCAA GAAACCTGTAACAATAACAAAGGAGACTTCAACAGATGGTACGATTCAACCAAAG GGAGGCCTGCGACGATCAGAGAAGAATATAGAGAAATTTGAAATCTCTG GGGCCAAAAGCACGAGAAGAAGAGCACTTGCTGACATGAGTAATGTCCGAGGCAACTCTACTAGGCAAATACTGCAAGATAGCTCCAAGCATAA GGTTTCAACTGGGACTAGAATTAGTTCTGCTGGCATCTATATCTTATCAAGGAAATCTTCG GGAAAAACGAAGAATGCAGGGGAAGCCTTTGGTGACTTGCATGCTTCACAAAAAG GGCGTGTTAAAGATTCGAAAGGTTGTTCAATCaatgaaagaaacaaaacagaTGGTCCCTGTTGTGCCAATACTGTGAATGCCag GAGATCTTTACCAATGCTTAAGAGGATGAACCAGGCAAATGTTTCGAACGCAAAG GAAGTTGCTGAGAAGCCCGAAAAGACCAATAAATCTCAAGCATGTTTTA CTAAATCTGGAAAGAAAGCATCAGTCCAAACAAAAAATATCAGAACTCAGCTATGGAATCGCGCAAGTGATGGTTTCATTATAAC GGGTCAAGCCAAAGTGGACTCAAGTGCATTGTTGAAAAAGTCTAGTAAG CCCATTGCAAGGATGAAGAAGGCTTCTGGTACTCAAGAGGCATTAAAACCCAAATGTGCACCAGTTGCAATCAAATCAATTTCTAGTACTGCATCATCATCCAAGATTGTGGATCCTTCAGCGTCTCTTTGTGAGGAAATAACTAATGCGTCCATTCAAGGGAAGGATACATCTGAACCTACTTGTAATCCAAGTACAAGTACAGATTTAACTGTCAAGAGAAAAGTTGGTCGTAGAAGATCGTATACATCCTTTTTGGTTGCTGGAGCAAAG TTGCTGGATAAATGTGCTGTTGACACAGAAATAGCTAACCTGCCTAGTATTGATAATGACTACGACCAAATGGAGGTTGCTGAATATGTTGAGGAGATATACGATTACTATTGGGTTACAGAG GCACAAAGTTCATCGCTTTCAAACTACTTATCAGTACAAAAAGAAATTGCCCCCCTTATGCGTGGCATTTTGATCAACTGGTTGATTGAA GTACACTTCAAATTTGACTTGATGCCTGAAACACTATTTCTCTCTGTTACATTGTTTGATCGGTATCTCTCCCTAGTCAAAATCAAGAAGAATGAGATGCAGCTGGTTGGTCTTACTGCACTGTTATTGGCTTCAAAATACGAAGATTTCTGGCATCCTAGG GTTAAAGATCTACTTAGCATTTCAGCTGAGTCCTACTCAAGGGAGCAAATGCTACAAATG GAAGCACTCATTTTGAAGAAGTTGAAGTTTCGCTTGAACGTGCCTACTACATATGTTTTTATGTTAAGATTCCTCAAGGCTGCTCAGTCTGCTAATACTCAG CTTGAACACTTGTCATTTTACTTAATTGAGCTGGCCTTGGTTGAATATGAAGCTCTGAGTTTTAGGCCGTCGTTATTATGTGCATCGGCTTTATATGTTGCACGGTGTACGCTGCGAATGAGTCCAAGCTGGACCAAACTACTAAACAAACATACACGCTACGAAACGTCCCAAATAAG AGAATGTGCTGAGATGATCTTGAAATTTCACCAATCTGCTCAATTGGGACAGCTGAAAGTCACGTATGAGAAGTATATGAAGCCTAATTTTAACGGTGTAGCAGCCATAAAGCCACTCGACAAGCTTCCTCTTTGA